In a single window of the Candidatus Eisenbacteria bacterium genome:
- a CDS encoding glycosyltransferase family 2 protein, whose product MSSASAAPQASRTLWSLVLNWNGLADTRRLLPSLLACRMPAGWRHHLLVIDNGSTDGSVATLRTEFRDVEWLELPDNRMFAGGNNAGLSHALAHGADAVMLINNDTQADPGLCEHLLLALEQEPRAGAAAPLIYFGAPTRRIWYAGGRCLPALGHASHRGLRALDEGQWRVVEDTGYCTGCCVVALRAVWEQVGGLDERYYLYAEDADWSLRVRAAGLRLLFVPTARLWHEVSASSGASSPWKIYQRLRANWRLFATHSRGLGALTWLPAFLAQQVVLAAWLAARGHLAAALAVPRALFDAVRGRSPREVKP is encoded by the coding sequence ATGAGTTCCGCGTCCGCCGCGCCGCAGGCTTCGCGAACGCTCTGGTCACTGGTGCTCAACTGGAACGGACTTGCTGACACGCGGCGCCTGCTGCCGAGCCTGCTCGCGTGTCGCATGCCGGCCGGCTGGCGCCATCACCTGCTGGTGATCGACAACGGCTCGACCGATGGTTCGGTCGCGACGCTACGAACCGAGTTCCGAGACGTCGAGTGGCTCGAGCTGCCCGACAATCGAATGTTCGCGGGCGGTAACAACGCCGGGCTCTCGCACGCGCTTGCGCACGGCGCCGACGCCGTGATGCTGATCAACAACGACACTCAGGCCGATCCGGGACTCTGCGAGCACCTGCTGCTGGCACTCGAGCAGGAGCCGCGCGCCGGGGCGGCCGCGCCGCTGATCTACTTCGGTGCCCCGACGCGCCGCATCTGGTACGCGGGCGGGCGTTGCCTTCCAGCACTCGGACACGCCTCGCACCGCGGGCTCCGAGCACTCGATGAAGGGCAGTGGCGCGTGGTCGAAGACACCGGCTACTGCACCGGCTGTTGCGTGGTGGCGCTGCGCGCGGTGTGGGAGCAGGTCGGAGGCCTCGACGAGAGGTACTACCTCTACGCCGAGGACGCGGACTGGTCGCTGCGCGTGCGGGCCGCAGGCTTGCGCCTGCTGTTCGTGCCGACCGCGCGGCTGTGGCACGAAGTCTCCGCCTCATCGGGGGCCTCGAGCCCGTGGAAGATCTATCAGCGCCTGCGCGCGAACTGGCGATTGTTCGCGACGCACTCCCGTGGCCTCGGCGCACTCACCTGGCTGCCCGCATTCCTCGCGCAGCAGGTGGTGCTGGCGGCCTGGCTCGCAGCCCGCGGTCACCTGGCAGCCGCCCTCGCAGTGCCGCGTGCGCTGTTCGATGCCGTGCGCGGTCGCTCGCCTCGCGAGGTCAAGCCGTGA